AATTTTAATATTTCCATAGCTTCTTTTAAGTCTTCACCTTTTAAGCAATAAGAAAGTCTTATTTCATCTTCTCCTAAACCTTCTGTTGCATAGAATCCAGCTGCTGGAGCTACCATAACAGTTTTGTTATTATGATTAAATTCAGTTAGCATCCATTTAGTAAATTCTTCTGCATTATCAACAGGAAGTTTAGCTACTATGTAAAAAGCTCCTGTTGGTTTTTCACATATAACTCCAGGAATATTTTTTAATCCTTCAAACATTATATTACGTCTGTTTTCATATTCAGCTTTTACTTCTGTGAAATAACTTTCTGGAGTATTTATTAAGTTAGCTGCTCCAAGTTGTTCTACTGTAGGAACACATAATCTTGATTGACACAATTTTAATATTTGATGTATAAGTTCTTTGTTTTTAGAAGCTACAAGACCTATTCTAGCTCCACAAGCACTATAACGTTTAGATATACTATCTATTATTATAACTCTATCTTGCACATCTTCTAGATACATAGCTGATGTATATTTTAATCCATCATATACAAATTCTCTATAAACCTCATCTGCAATTAAGAATAAATCATGTTCTTTAGCAATGTCTGCAAGCATTCTTAATTCTTCATAAGTATAAACGACACCAGTTGGATTTCCTGGATTTGAAACTAATATTGCTCTTGTTTTATCAGATATTTTGCTTACTATTTCTTCTTTCTTTGGAAGATGGAATCCTTCTTCTGCTTTTGTCAAGAAAGGAACTACATTAACTCCAGCTGATTCAGCAAAACCATTATAGTTTGTATAGAATGGTTCTGGTATTATAACTTCATCTCCAACATCACATAAAGCCATTAAAACAAATTGAATAGCTTCACTTCCACCATTTGTCACTAATAATTCATCTTTATCAAAAGTTGTATTCCATTGTTTATAATATTTTATAAAACTTTCTAATAAAGGATCCATACCTTTAGAATCTGAGTATTTTAAAACAGGTTCTTCATAAGATTTTACACCTTCAGTAAAGCATTCTGGAGTTTTGATATCTGGTTGTCCTATGTTTAAATGGAAAACATGTATACCTTTATTTTTAGCTTCAGTTGCATAAGGTGCAAGCTTTCTTATTGGTGAAAATTGCATGTCAGATATTCTTTTTGAAAATTTCATTGTTTTTACCCCCCATTAATAAATGTTTAAAATTTAATAAATATATTTAAAATTTAATAAAATATATTTTCTCTTGGAACATAACTTGATTTTAAGTTAATTAAAGTATTTTCTGTTACTATCTTATTGTAGTAACTTCTATCTATAATGCATTCATATTTTAATTTATCATTATATGAATAGTCCTGTTCTTCTAAAACCTTTACATCATACACATAAATCATCTCCTTCTAGTTTTATTTTAACCTAAAAGGAGATAATTTATTTTATTTAAATAGGTTCTACTAAAATAACTTAATGTTATTTATAATATTTATCTAAGACTTTACCTAGTCTTTTTACACCTTCAACTATTTTTTCATCGCTCATGCAAGAATAGTTTAATCTAAAGAAGTTTTCATGTCCCCCGTTAGGGAAGAAAGAACCACCAGGTACATAAGCAACATTTTCAGCTAAAGCATCTTTCATTAATTCTTTAGCATCTAAATCTTCTCTTAATTCAACCCATGTAAATAATCCTCCAACAGGATGAGTATATTTTACGCTTGCCGGGAAGTATTTTTTCATACTATCTAACATCAAATTTCTACGTTTCTCATAAACTTTTTTAATTTTTTCAATATGTTCATTTAAATCATATTTTTGCATGAATGAAGCTGTTGCTCTTTGATCTAATGTACCAGCCTGTAAATCAACACCTTGTTTTACAATTATATATTTATCTAATATTTCAGGTTCAGCACAAACCCATGCAAGTCTTAATCCAGGACAGAAATTTTTAGAGAAAGTTCCAAGATAAATAACCCATCCTTCTTTATCAAAACTCTTTATAGATGGATGTCTTTCTCCTTCATAGATAAGGTCTCCATATGGATTATCTTCTATTACAGGTATTTCATATTCTGCAGCTAATTCTGCTATTCTCTTCCTTCTATCATCTGGCATAGTTCTCCCAGTCGGATTCTGGAAATCAGGGATTGTATATATCATTTTAACTTTGCCTTTATTTTCTGCTAAAGCTTTTTCCAATTCTTCTATAATCATTCCATTATCGTCCATAGGTATTTCAACAAATTTAGGTCTATAGGACTTAAACGCATTTATAGCTCCTAAGTAACTAGGACTTTCGCAAACAACTATATCTCCTTCATTTAAGAAAATTTTAGCTGAAAATTCTATACCTTGTTGGGAACCATTAGTTATAGCAATGTTTTC
Above is a window of Clostridium sporogenes DNA encoding:
- a CDS encoding pyridoxal phosphate-dependent aminotransferase, with amino-acid sequence MKFSKRISDMQFSPIRKLAPYATEAKNKGIHVFHLNIGQPDIKTPECFTEGVKSYEEPVLKYSDSKGMDPLLESFIKYYKQWNTTFDKDELLVTNGGSEAIQFVLMALCDVGDEVIIPEPFYTNYNGFAESAGVNVVPFLTKAEEGFHLPKKEEIVSKISDKTRAILVSNPGNPTGVVYTYEELRMLADIAKEHDLFLIADEVYREFVYDGLKYTSAMYLEDVQDRVIIIDSISKRYSACGARIGLVASKNKELIHQILKLCQSRLCVPTVEQLGAANLINTPESYFTEVKAEYENRRNIMFEGLKNIPGVICEKPTGAFYIVAKLPVDNAEEFTKWMLTEFNHNNKTVMVAPAAGFYATEGLGEDEIRLSYCLKGEDLKEAMEILKLAIEKYNSK
- a CDS encoding PLP-dependent aminotransferase family protein: MNIRFSERAAGLKASEIRELLKLTEMPEIISFAGGLPAPELFPVEEMKGIMQEVLDTQGRAALQYSSTEGYKPLREIIANERMKPAGVNVSYENIAITNGSQQGIEFSAKIFLNEGDIVVCESPSYLGAINAFKSYRPKFVEIPMDDNGMIIEELEKALAENKGKVKMIYTIPDFQNPTGRTMPDDRRKRIAELAAEYEIPVIEDNPYGDLIYEGERHPSIKSFDKEGWVIYLGTFSKNFCPGLRLAWVCAEPEILDKYIIVKQGVDLQAGTLDQRATASFMQKYDLNEHIEKIKKVYEKRRNLMLDSMKKYFPASVKYTHPVGGLFTWVELREDLDAKELMKDALAENVAYVPGGSFFPNGGHENFFRLNYSCMSDEKIVEGVKRLGKVLDKYYK